One genomic segment of Bombina bombina isolate aBomBom1 chromosome 4, aBomBom1.pri, whole genome shotgun sequence includes these proteins:
- the LOC128657085 gene encoding gastrula zinc finger protein XlCGF17.1-like, with protein MENLCSEYGKCFTRKANVLRHQKIRTGEKAFSCSECEKWFTVKSNFIRHQKIHTGEKAFSCSECGKCFTKKSTLITHQKIHTGEKAFSCSECGKCFSRKSHLLGHQKIHTGEKAFSCSECGKCFIEKSTLITHQKIHTGEKAFSCSECGKCFALKSTLIRHQKIHTGEKAFSCSECGKCFTVKSGLITHQKIHTGEKAFSCSECGKCFIKKSDLIRHQKIHTGEKAFSCSECGKCFTEKSTLITHQKIHTGEKAFSCSECAKCFSRKSYLLGHQKIHTGEKAFLCSECGKCFTEKSTLIKHQKIHTGEKAFSCFQCGKCFSKKSNLLGHQKIHTGVKPFSCLQCGKCFSQKSNLLRHQKIHT; from the coding sequence ATGGAAAATTTATGTTCTGAATATGGGAAATGTTTTACCAGAAAAGCAAATGTTTTAAGACATCAGAAAATTcgaacaggagagaaagcattttcttgtTCTGAATGTGAGAAGTGGTTTACTGTGAAATCAAATtttattagacatcagaaaattcatacaggagagaaagcattttcatgttctgaatgtgggaaatgttttactaaaaaatcaactcttattacacatcagaaaattcatacaggagagaaagcattttcatgttctgaatgtgggaaatgttttagtcGGAAATCGCATCTTCttggacatcagaaaattcatacaggagagaaagcattttcatgttctgaatgtgggaaatgttttattgaaaaatcaactcttattacacatcagaaaattcatacaggagagaaagcattttcatgttctgaatgtgggaaatgttttgctctgaaatcaactcttattagacatcagaaaattcatacaggagagaaagcattttcatgttctgaatgtgggaaatgttttactgtaAAATCAggtcttattacacatcagaaaattcatacaggagagaaagcattttcatgttctgaatgtgggaaatgttttattaaaaaatcagatcttattagacatcagaaaattcatacaggagagaaagcattttcatgttctgaatgtgggaaatgttttactgaaaaatcaactcttattacacatcagaaaattcatacaggagagaaagcattttcatgttctgaatgtgcgAAATGTTTTAGTCGGAAGTCATATCTTCttggacatcagaaaattcatacaggagagaaagcatttttatgttctgaatgtgggaaatgttttactgaaaaatcaactcttattaaacatcagaaaattcatacaggagagaaagcattttcatgttttcaatgtgggaaatgttttagtaAGAAATCAAATCTTCttggacatcagaaaattcatacaggagtgaaaccattttcatgtttgcaatgtgggaaatgttttagtcagaaatcaaatcttcttagacatcagaaaattcatacatga